In Campylobacter porcelli, the sequence AGCGTGGAAATTAGGGGTAAAATCCACATACTATCTAAGAAGTGAAAGCCCAGACTCAAGCCATCTTGATAATAAGCCAATTGACCGAAGTATAGAGTGTGAAGGTTGTCAGTAGATTAAGATTTTACATTAAAACTATGAGTTAAAGCTATTGCTATAGCATCAGTTATATCAAGTGGCTTTATCTCTTTATTGATCCCTAGCATCCTCTTTACCATAAAGGCTACTTGCTCTTTTGCTGCTTTGGCTTTGCCAGTTACTGCTTTTTTAATTTGAAGTGGAGTATATTCACTAAATTCACCATGAATTTGAAGTATTTTAAGACTAAGGGCACCTCGAAACTGAGCAAGTTTTAAGACGGTTTTTGGATTATATGCAAAAAATATATCCTCAATCGCCACCGCATCAATCTTATGCGTTTTAAATATAAGATCTAGCCCTTCGCAAAGCTGGGTTATTTGGTATTGTAAGCTATCTTGCTCTATTTTTATAAGTCCAGCTTCAATTAATATCTTTTTATTGCCAATTTTCTCAATTATCGCATAGCCGCAATTGCGAGTTCCAGGGTCTATTCCTAAGATTTTCACATATATCCTTTTGAGTTA encodes:
- the ruvC gene encoding crossover junction endodeoxyribonuclease RuvC, whose protein sequence is MYVKILGIDPGTRNCGYAIIEKIGNKKILIEAGLIKIEQDSLQYQITQLCEGLDLIFKTHKIDAVAIEDIFFAYNPKTVLKLAQFRGALSLKILQIHGEFSEYTPLQIKKAVTGKAKAAKEQVAFMVKRMLGINKEIKPLDITDAIAIALTHSFNVKS